A region from the Streptomyces sp. 3214.6 genome encodes:
- the opcA gene encoding glucose-6-phosphate dehydrogenase assembly protein OpcA, producing MKIDLTDTTASKINKALVQGRRAIGTPAVGMVLTLVVVTDEENAYDALKAANDASHEHPSRTLVVIKRVSRSPRGRTKSRLDAEVRVGADAGTGETVVLRLYGEVADHAQSVVLPLLLPDAPVVVWWSVDAPRDPAGDPLGALGQRRVTDSYAAEKPVGELRARADSYEPGDTDLAWARITPWRSMLAAALDQVSAEIVSAEVAGEESNPSVELLAMWLADRLHVHVRRAISAGPGLTQVRMETTGGPITLHRSDGAMATLALPGQPDRAVALKRRETSELLAEELRRLDPDDTYASALRFGVDRLGGIQSAAERVEAAASQPVPSLPVRAVPDPAAATAVAAAGRSSAPDRPSLAPAGQGEGKGEAQGQNQGQNQGQNQGEGERPTPAQMPPVRKADSP from the coding sequence ATGAAGATAGACCTCACGGACACCACGGCCAGCAAGATCAACAAGGCGTTGGTGCAGGGCCGCCGCGCCATCGGCACGCCCGCCGTCGGCATGGTGCTCACCCTCGTCGTCGTGACGGACGAGGAGAACGCCTACGACGCCCTGAAGGCCGCGAACGACGCGTCGCACGAGCACCCCTCGCGCACGCTCGTGGTCATCAAGCGGGTCTCGCGCTCCCCCCGGGGCCGCACCAAGTCCCGCCTCGACGCCGAGGTACGGGTGGGTGCGGACGCGGGCACCGGTGAGACGGTCGTTCTGCGGCTGTACGGCGAGGTCGCCGACCACGCCCAGTCGGTCGTCCTGCCGCTGCTGCTGCCGGACGCGCCGGTGGTGGTCTGGTGGTCGGTGGACGCCCCGCGCGATCCGGCGGGCGACCCGCTGGGCGCCCTGGGCCAGCGCCGGGTCACCGACAGCTACGCGGCGGAGAAGCCCGTGGGCGAGCTGCGGGCCCGCGCCGACAGCTACGAGCCGGGCGACACCGACCTGGCGTGGGCCCGGATCACCCCGTGGCGCTCGATGCTGGCCGCCGCCCTCGACCAGGTCAGCGCCGAGATCGTGTCCGCCGAGGTGGCGGGCGAGGAGTCCAACCCGAGCGTCGAACTGCTCGCCATGTGGCTCGCCGACCGCCTCCATGTACACGTCCGGCGCGCGATCTCCGCAGGTCCCGGGCTGACCCAGGTACGGATGGAGACGACCGGCGGCCCCATCACGCTGCACCGCTCGGACGGCGCGATGGCCACGCTGGCGCTGCCGGGCCAGCCGGACCGCGCGGTGGCGCTCAAGCGCCGTGAGACGTCCGAGCTGCTCGCGGAGGAGCTGCGCAGGCTCGACCCGGACGACACGTACGCGTCCGCGCTGCGGTTCGGCGTGGACCGGCTGGGCGGGATCCAGTCGGCGGCGGAGCGGGTCGAGGCGGCAGCCTCGCAGCCCGTGCCGTCCCTCCCGGTCCGTGCGGTGCCGGACCCGGCGGCCGCGACGGCCGTGGCCGCCGCGGGCCGCTCGTCCGCGCCGGATCGGCCGTCCCTCGCCCCGGCGGGCCAGGGCGAAGGCAAGGGTGAGGCACAGGGCCAGAACCAGGGCCAGAACCAGGGCCAGAACCAGGGCGAGGGCGAGCGGCCCACTCCGGCGCAGATGCCCCCGGTCAGGAAAGCGGACTCGCCGTGA
- the zwf gene encoding glucose-6-phosphate dehydrogenase, which translates to MSPHSGSGANPLRDPADRRLPRIAGPSGLVIFGVTGDLSRKKLMPAVYDLANRGLLPPGFSLVGFARREWAHEDFAQEVHDAVKEHARTPFREEVWQQLVQGMRFVQGTFDDDDAFERLRSTIEELDKAQGTGGNFAFYLSVPPRSFPVVIQQLKKHGLADQKGGSWRRAVIEKPFGHDLASAVELNQVVHEVFAPDQVFRIDHYLGKETVQNILALRFANTMFEPIWNRSFVDHVQITMAEDIGIGGRAGYYDGIGAARDVIQNHLLQLMALTAMEEPSSFDADALAAEKTKVLGAVRLPKDLGRDTVRGQYAAGWQGGEKAVGYLEEDGIDPKSKTDTYAAIKVEVDNRRWAGVPFYLRTGKRLGRRVTEIAVVFQRAPHSPFDSTATEELGANAIVIRVQPDEGITVRFGSKVPGTSMEIRDVSMDFAYGESFTESSPEAYERLILDVLLGDSNLFPRTEEVELSWKILDPIEQYWDRNGRPAQYPSGTWGPVEADEMLERDGRSWRRP; encoded by the coding sequence TTGTCGCCTCATTCCGGTTCCGGAGCGAATCCGCTCCGTGATCCCGCAGACCGACGGCTCCCGCGTATCGCGGGGCCGTCGGGCCTGGTCATCTTCGGCGTCACGGGCGATTTGTCCCGGAAGAAGCTCATGCCCGCCGTGTACGACCTCGCCAACCGGGGTCTGCTGCCGCCGGGCTTCTCCCTGGTCGGGTTCGCCCGCCGCGAGTGGGCGCACGAGGACTTCGCGCAGGAGGTCCACGACGCCGTCAAGGAGCACGCCCGCACGCCCTTCCGCGAGGAGGTCTGGCAGCAGCTCGTCCAGGGCATGCGCTTCGTTCAGGGCACCTTCGACGACGACGACGCGTTCGAGCGGCTGCGCTCGACGATCGAGGAGCTCGACAAGGCGCAGGGCACGGGCGGCAACTTCGCCTTCTACCTGTCCGTGCCGCCGCGGTCCTTCCCCGTGGTCATCCAGCAGCTGAAGAAGCACGGGCTGGCGGACCAGAAGGGCGGCTCCTGGCGGCGCGCGGTCATCGAGAAGCCCTTCGGCCACGACCTCGCCTCGGCCGTGGAGCTCAACCAGGTCGTCCACGAGGTCTTCGCCCCGGACCAGGTCTTCCGCATCGACCACTACCTGGGCAAGGAGACCGTCCAGAACATCCTGGCGCTGCGTTTCGCGAACACGATGTTCGAGCCGATCTGGAACCGGTCCTTCGTGGACCATGTGCAGATCACGATGGCCGAGGACATCGGCATCGGCGGCCGGGCCGGCTACTACGACGGCATCGGCGCCGCCCGTGACGTCATCCAGAACCACCTGCTCCAGCTGATGGCGCTGACCGCGATGGAGGAGCCCTCCTCCTTCGACGCGGACGCGCTGGCCGCCGAGAAGACCAAGGTGCTCGGGGCCGTACGGCTGCCGAAGGACCTGGGCCGCGACACCGTGCGCGGCCAGTACGCGGCCGGCTGGCAGGGCGGCGAGAAGGCCGTCGGCTACCTCGAAGAGGACGGCATCGACCCCAAGTCGAAGACCGACACCTACGCCGCCATCAAGGTGGAGGTCGACAACCGCCGCTGGGCGGGCGTCCCCTTCTACCTGCGCACGGGCAAGCGCCTCGGCCGCCGGGTCACCGAGATCGCGGTGGTCTTCCAGCGGGCCCCGCACTCCCCGTTCGACTCCACGGCCACCGAGGAGCTCGGCGCGAACGCGATCGTCATCCGCGTCCAGCCCGACGAGGGCATCACCGTCCGCTTCGGCTCCAAGGTCCCCGGCACCTCCATGGAGATCCGGGACGTGTCGATGGACTTCGCCTACGGCGAGTCCTTCACGGAGTCCAGCCCCGAGGCGTACGAGCGGCTCATCCTCGACGTGCTGCTGGGCGACTCCAACCTCTTCCCCCGCACGGAAGAGGTGGAGCTGTCCTGGAAGATCCTCGACCCGATCGAGCAGTACTGGGACAGGAACGGCAGGCCCGCGCAGTACCCGTCGGGCACGTGGGGGCCCGTCGAGGCCGACGAGATGCTCGAGCGAGACGGACGGAGCTGGCGCCGGCCATGA
- the tal gene encoding transaldolase: protein MTDALKRLSEEGVAIWLDDLSRKRITSGNLAELIDQQHVVGVTTNPSIFQKAISSGDGYEQQLSDLAARKVTVEEAIRMITTADVRDAADILRPVFDATGGQDGRVSIEVDPRLAHHTKPTVAEAKQLAWLVDRPNTLIKIPATRAGLPAITEVIGNGISVNVTLIFSLERYREVMDAYLAGLEKAQAKGLDLSLIHSVASFFVSRVDTEIDKRLDALGTDEAKAARGKAGVANARLAYQAYEEVFAGERWSALEKAGANKQRPLWASTGVKDPAYKDTLYVDDLVAPNTVNTMPEATLFATEDHGQITGNAVAGTYEQARAELDAVEKLGISYADVVQLLEDEGVEKFEASWNDLLKSTEAELERLAPSEG from the coding sequence ATGACAGACGCACTCAAGCGCCTCTCCGAGGAGGGCGTCGCGATCTGGCTGGACGACCTGTCGCGCAAGCGGATCACGTCCGGCAACCTCGCGGAACTGATCGACCAGCAGCACGTCGTGGGCGTCACCACCAACCCGTCGATCTTCCAGAAGGCGATCAGCAGCGGCGACGGTTACGAGCAGCAGCTCTCCGACCTCGCCGCCCGCAAGGTCACCGTCGAAGAGGCCATCCGCATGATCACGACGGCGGACGTCCGCGACGCCGCCGACATCCTGCGCCCGGTCTTCGACGCCACCGGCGGCCAGGACGGCCGGGTGTCCATCGAGGTCGACCCGCGCCTGGCGCACCACACCAAGCCGACGGTCGCCGAGGCCAAGCAGCTGGCCTGGCTGGTGGACCGGCCCAACACGCTGATCAAGATCCCGGCCACCCGGGCGGGCCTGCCGGCGATCACCGAGGTCATCGGCAACGGCATCAGCGTCAACGTCACGCTGATCTTCTCCCTCGAGCGCTACCGCGAGGTCATGGACGCCTACCTGGCGGGCCTGGAGAAGGCGCAGGCCAAGGGCCTGGACCTGTCCCTGATCCACTCCGTGGCGTCCTTCTTCGTGTCCCGCGTGGACACCGAGATCGACAAGCGGCTCGACGCGCTCGGCACCGACGAGGCCAAGGCCGCCCGCGGCAAGGCCGGCGTCGCCAACGCCCGCTTGGCCTACCAGGCGTACGAGGAGGTCTTCGCTGGCGAGCGCTGGAGCGCGCTGGAGAAGGCGGGCGCGAACAAGCAGCGTCCGCTGTGGGCCTCCACCGGCGTGAAGGACCCCGCGTACAAGGACACCCTGTACGTCGACGACCTGGTCGCGCCGAACACGGTCAACACCATGCCGGAGGCGACCCTGTTCGCCACCGAGGACCACGGGCAGATCACCGGCAACGCGGTCGCCGGCACCTATGAGCAGGCCCGCGCCGAGCTCGACGCCGTCGAGAAGCTCGGGATCTCCTACGCCGACGTGGTGCAGCTGCTGGAGGACGAGGGCGTCGAGAAGTTCGAGGCGTCCTGGAACGACCTGCTCAAGTCGACCGAGGCGGAGCTGGAACGCCTCGCCCCCTCGGAGGGCTGA
- a CDS encoding heme o synthase → MCVTAVESRPLGIIGTSQSPNRRPLGARVKAFVALTKPRIIELLLITTVPVMFLAQQGVPDLGLVLLTCLGGYLSAGGANALNMYIDRDIDALMDRTSQRPLVTGMVSPRECLAFGITLAVVSTLLFGLTVNWLSAWLALGALLFYVVVYTMILKRRTSQNIVWGGIAGCMPVLIGWSAVTDSVSWAPVILFLVMFFWTPPHYWPLSMKVKDDYARVGVPMLPVVASNKVVAKQIVLYSWVMVVVSLLLTPLGYTGWFYTSVALVAGGWWLWEAHALQNRAKAEATGGKLKEMRLFHWSITYVSLLFVAVAVDPFLR, encoded by the coding sequence GTGTGCGTGACGGCCGTTGAATCCCGTCCACTGGGGATTATCGGGACGAGCCAGAGCCCGAACCGGCGGCCGCTCGGGGCCCGGGTCAAGGCGTTCGTGGCGCTGACCAAGCCGCGGATCATCGAGCTGCTGCTGATCACCACCGTCCCGGTGATGTTCCTGGCGCAGCAGGGCGTCCCGGACCTCGGCCTGGTGCTGCTGACCTGCCTGGGCGGCTACCTCTCCGCGGGCGGCGCCAACGCGCTGAACATGTACATCGACCGCGACATCGACGCGCTGATGGACCGCACCTCGCAGCGCCCGCTGGTCACCGGGATGGTCAGCCCGCGTGAATGTCTCGCCTTCGGCATCACCCTCGCGGTGGTCTCGACGCTCCTGTTCGGTCTGACCGTCAACTGGCTGTCGGCCTGGCTCGCCCTCGGCGCCCTCCTCTTCTACGTCGTCGTCTACACGATGATCCTCAAGCGGCGTACCTCGCAGAACATCGTGTGGGGCGGCATCGCGGGCTGTATGCCGGTGCTGATCGGCTGGTCGGCCGTCACCGACTCCGTGTCCTGGGCGCCGGTCATCCTCTTCCTGGTCATGTTCTTCTGGACGCCGCCGCACTACTGGCCGCTGTCCATGAAGGTGAAGGACGACTACGCGCGCGTGGGTGTGCCGATGCTGCCGGTCGTCGCCTCCAACAAGGTCGTCGCCAAGCAGATCGTCCTCTACAGCTGGGTGATGGTCGTCGTCTCGCTGCTGCTGACCCCGCTGGGCTACACCGGCTGGTTCTACACCTCGGTCGCGCTGGTGGCCGGCGGCTGGTGGCTGTGGGAGGCGCACGCGCTGCAGAACCGCGCGAAGGCCGAGGCGACGGGCGGGAAGCTGAAGGAGATGCGGCTGTTCCACTGGTCCATCACCTATGTGTCGCTGCTGTTCGTGGCGGTCGCGGTGGACCCCTTCCTGAGGTAA
- the pgi gene encoding glucose-6-phosphate isomerase, which produces MNADGRTRLNQTPEWTALAKHREELGEVRLRELFAADPERGAGYTVQVGDLHIDYSKHLVTDETLRLLRELAAAGDVFGLRDAMFRGEKINTTEDRAVLHTALRAPRDAVIEVDGENVVPAVHAVLDKMADFAGRVRSGAWTGHTGRRIKNVINIGIGGSDLGPAMAYEVLRSYTDRDLTVRFVSNVDGADLHEATRDLDPAETLFIIASKTFTTIETITNATSARTWLLDALGGGESAVAKHFVALSTNAEKVAGFGIDTANMFEFWDWVGGRYSFDSAIGLSLMIAIGPDHFREMLDGFHLVDEHFRTAPAESNVPLLLGLLGIWYGNFHDAQSHAVLPYSHYLSKFAAYLQQLDMESNGKYVGRDGKEVDWQTGPIVWGTPGTNGQHAYYQLIHQGTKLIPADFIGFAEPVAELSDGLKAQHDLLMANFFAQTQALAFGKTPEEVRAEGVPEELVAHKTFKGDHPTTTILARGLTPSVLGQLVALYEHKVFVQGAVWNIDSFDQWGVELGKVLAKRVEPALTEGADVPGLDGSTTALVAKYRELRGR; this is translated from the coding sequence ATGAACGCAGACGGCCGTACGAGGCTCAACCAGACGCCCGAGTGGACCGCTCTGGCCAAACACCGCGAGGAACTCGGCGAGGTGCGGCTGCGGGAGCTGTTCGCCGCCGACCCCGAGCGCGGCGCCGGATACACCGTGCAGGTCGGGGACCTGCACATCGACTACTCCAAGCACCTCGTCACCGACGAGACGCTGCGGCTGTTGCGTGAGCTGGCCGCCGCCGGCGACGTGTTCGGCCTCAGGGACGCCATGTTCCGCGGCGAGAAGATCAACACCACCGAGGACCGCGCAGTGCTGCACACCGCGCTGCGCGCCCCGCGCGACGCGGTGATCGAGGTCGACGGGGAGAACGTCGTCCCGGCGGTGCACGCCGTCCTGGACAAGATGGCCGACTTCGCCGGACGCGTCCGCTCCGGGGCCTGGACCGGCCATACCGGCCGGCGCATCAAGAACGTGATCAACATCGGCATCGGCGGCTCCGACCTGGGGCCGGCCATGGCCTACGAGGTGCTGCGCAGCTACACCGACCGCGACCTCACGGTCCGCTTCGTTTCGAACGTGGACGGCGCCGACCTGCACGAGGCCACCCGCGACCTGGACCCGGCCGAGACGCTGTTCATCATCGCGTCCAAGACGTTCACCACCATCGAGACGATCACCAACGCGACCTCGGCCCGCACCTGGCTGCTGGACGCGCTCGGTGGGGGAGAGTCGGCCGTCGCCAAGCACTTCGTCGCGCTGTCGACGAACGCCGAGAAGGTCGCCGGCTTCGGCATCGACACGGCCAACATGTTCGAGTTCTGGGACTGGGTCGGCGGCCGCTACTCCTTCGACTCGGCGATCGGCCTGTCGCTGATGATCGCCATCGGGCCCGACCACTTCCGCGAGATGCTCGACGGCTTCCACCTCGTCGACGAGCACTTCCGCACCGCGCCCGCCGAGTCCAACGTGCCGCTGCTGCTCGGCCTGCTGGGCATCTGGTACGGCAACTTCCACGACGCCCAGTCGCACGCGGTACTGCCCTACAGCCACTACCTGTCCAAGTTCGCCGCCTACCTCCAGCAGTTGGACATGGAGTCCAACGGCAAGTACGTCGGGCGTGACGGCAAGGAGGTGGACTGGCAGACCGGCCCGATCGTCTGGGGCACGCCGGGCACCAACGGGCAGCACGCCTACTACCAGTTGATCCACCAGGGCACGAAGCTCATCCCGGCCGACTTCATCGGCTTCGCCGAGCCGGTCGCCGAGCTGAGCGACGGACTCAAGGCCCAGCACGACCTGCTGATGGCGAACTTCTTCGCGCAGACGCAGGCGCTGGCCTTCGGCAAGACGCCCGAGGAGGTGCGCGCGGAGGGCGTCCCCGAGGAGCTGGTGGCCCACAAGACGTTCAAGGGCGACCACCCCACGACCACGATCCTCGCCCGTGGGCTGACCCCCTCGGTCCTCGGTCAGCTCGTCGCGCTGTACGAGCACAAGGTGTTCGTGCAGGGCGCGGTGTGGAACATCGACTCCTTCGACCAGTGGGGCGTGGAGCTCGGCAAGGTCCTCGCCAAGCGCGTCGAGCCGGCGTTGACGGAAGGCGCGGACGTACCGGGTCTCGACGGGTCGACGACCGCGCTCGTCGCCAAGTACCGGGAACTGCGCGGCCGTTAG
- the tkt gene encoding transketolase, with protein sequence MSTKPTTTDLEWTELDQRAVDTARVLAADAVQKVGNGHPGTAMSLAPAAYTLFQKVMRHDPADADWVGRDRFVLSAGHSSLTLYTQLYLAGFGLELDDLKSFRTWGSKTPGHPEYGHTTGVETTTGPLGQGVANAVGMAMAARYERGLFDPDAPVGESPFDHFVYAIAGDGCLQEGISAEASSLAGHQKLGNLILLWDDNHISIEGDTETAVSEDTAKRYEAYGWHVQRVAPKPDGDLDPHALYDAIEAAKQVTDKPSFIAMRSIIAWPAPNAQNTEAAHGSALGDDEVAATKRVLGFDPEQSFEVADEVIGHTRGALERGQAARAVWEKSFQQWRDNNPERAAEFDRVAAGELPTGWEEKLPVFEPGKGVATRAASGKVLQALGAVIPELWGGSADLAGSNNTTIDKTSSFLPADNPLPEADPYGRTIHFGIREHSMAAEMNGIALHGNTRIYGGTFLVFSDYMRNAVRLSALMHLPVTYVWTHDSIGLGEDGPTHQPVEHLASLRAIPGLNVVRPADANETTIAWREILRRWTKVFGKGAPHGLALTRQGVPTYEANEDAAKGGYVLFEASTGTPEVILLATGSEVHVAVEAREQLEADGVPTRVVSMPCVEWFEEQDQGYRDSVLPPSVKARVSVEAGIGLTWHKYVGDAGRIVSLEHFGASADGKVLFQEYGFTAQNVAAQARESLTAAQR encoded by the coding sequence GTGAGCACCAAGCCGACCACCACAGACCTCGAGTGGACCGAGTTGGACCAGCGGGCCGTGGACACCGCCCGCGTCCTGGCCGCCGATGCCGTACAGAAGGTCGGCAACGGCCATCCGGGTACGGCCATGAGCCTGGCACCTGCCGCGTACACCCTCTTCCAGAAGGTGATGCGGCACGACCCGGCGGACGCCGACTGGGTGGGCCGCGACCGGTTCGTGCTGTCCGCGGGCCACTCGTCCCTGACCCTCTACACCCAGCTGTACCTGGCCGGCTTCGGCCTGGAGCTGGATGACCTGAAGTCGTTCCGCACGTGGGGCTCGAAGACGCCGGGTCACCCGGAGTACGGGCACACCACGGGCGTGGAGACGACGACCGGCCCGCTGGGCCAGGGTGTCGCCAACGCCGTCGGCATGGCGATGGCCGCCCGCTACGAGCGCGGTCTGTTCGACCCCGACGCCCCGGTCGGCGAGTCGCCGTTCGACCACTTCGTCTACGCGATCGCCGGTGACGGCTGCCTCCAGGAGGGCATCTCCGCCGAGGCGTCCTCGCTGGCCGGTCACCAAAAGCTCGGCAACCTGATCCTGCTGTGGGACGACAACCACATCTCGATCGAGGGCGACACCGAGACGGCCGTGTCCGAGGACACCGCCAAGCGGTACGAGGCGTACGGCTGGCATGTGCAGCGCGTCGCCCCGAAGCCGGACGGCGACCTCGACCCGCACGCCCTCTACGACGCGATCGAGGCCGCGAAGCAGGTGACGGACAAGCCGTCCTTCATTGCGATGCGCTCGATCATCGCCTGGCCCGCGCCGAACGCGCAGAACACCGAGGCGGCGCACGGCTCGGCGCTCGGCGACGACGAGGTCGCGGCCACCAAGCGCGTTCTGGGCTTCGACCCGGAGCAGAGCTTCGAGGTCGCCGACGAGGTCATCGGCCACACCCGGGGCGCCCTGGAGCGCGGCCAGGCGGCCCGCGCGGTGTGGGAGAAGTCCTTCCAGCAGTGGCGGGACAACAACCCCGAGCGCGCCGCCGAGTTCGACCGTGTCGCCGCGGGCGAGCTGCCCACCGGCTGGGAGGAGAAGCTCCCGGTCTTCGAGCCCGGCAAGGGCGTCGCCACGCGTGCCGCCTCGGGCAAGGTGCTGCAGGCCCTCGGCGCGGTCATCCCCGAGCTGTGGGGCGGTTCCGCCGACCTCGCCGGCTCCAACAACACGACGATCGACAAGACGTCGTCGTTCCTCCCGGCGGACAACCCGCTGCCGGAGGCGGACCCGTACGGCCGCACGATCCACTTCGGCATCCGCGAGCACTCCATGGCCGCGGAGATGAACGGCATCGCGCTGCACGGCAACACCCGCATCTACGGCGGCACGTTCCTGGTGTTCTCCGACTACATGCGCAACGCCGTACGCCTGTCCGCGCTCATGCACCTGCCGGTGACGTACGTGTGGACGCACGACTCCATCGGCCTCGGCGAGGACGGCCCCACCCACCAGCCGGTCGAGCACCTCGCCTCGCTGCGCGCCATCCCGGGCCTGAACGTCGTCCGCCCGGCCGACGCCAACGAGACCACGATCGCCTGGCGCGAGATCCTCAGGCGCTGGACGAAGGTCTTCGGCAAGGGCGCCCCGCACGGTCTGGCCCTCACCCGCCAGGGTGTGCCGACGTACGAGGCCAACGAGGACGCGGCCAAGGGCGGTTACGTCCTGTTCGAGGCCTCCACGGGGACGCCCGAGGTGATCCTCCTCGCGACCGGTTCCGAGGTGCACGTGGCCGTCGAGGCACGCGAGCAGCTGGAGGCCGACGGCGTGCCCACCCGCGTCGTGTCCATGCCCTGCGTGGAGTGGTTCGAGGAGCAGGACCAGGGGTACCGGGACAGCGTCCTGCCCCCGTCCGTCAAGGCCCGGGTCTCGGTCGAGGCGGGCATCGGTCTCACCTGGCACAAGTACGTCGGGGACGCCGGTCGCATCGTTTCCCTGGAGCACTTCGGTGCTTCCGCCGACGGCAAGGTCCTCTTCCAGGAGTACGGCTTCACTGCGCAGAACGTGGCCGCGCAGGCCCGGGAATCCCTCACCGCCGCCCAGCGCTGA
- a CDS encoding amidohydrolase family protein has protein sequence MIETPSLVDQYCHGVLRTELGLGTFEAQLARTEGPPAPGTTLFDTQTGFAVRRWCPPLLGLEPHAPPARYLARRRELGVLEAGRRLLRGSGITTYLVDTGLPGDLTGPGELARAGAAEAREIVRLELLAEQVADTSGTVESFLANLAEAVHAAAANAVAFTSVAGVRHGLALAPEPPGPGEVRGAAGHWLAARRVGGELSDPVLLRHLLWIAVASGLPLQLHAGLGAPGARIDRTDPVLLTDFVRATAGLGTDLVLLHGYPYHRHAAHLAGVFPHVYADSGAALVRTGARAATILAEILELAPFGKILFSSGAQGLPELHVVGARLFREALARVLGTWVAEGAWSLTDAQRVAQLIAAGNARRVYGLA, from the coding sequence ATGATCGAAACGCCGTCCTTGGTGGACCAGTACTGCCACGGCGTCCTGAGAACGGAGCTGGGTCTCGGCACCTTCGAGGCCCAGCTGGCGCGTACCGAGGGCCCGCCCGCCCCGGGTACGACGCTCTTCGACACCCAGACCGGGTTCGCGGTACGCCGTTGGTGCCCCCCGCTGCTCGGCCTGGAACCGCACGCCCCGCCCGCCCGGTATCTGGCCAGGCGTCGTGAACTCGGCGTACTGGAAGCGGGCCGCCGGCTGCTGCGCGGCAGCGGCATCACCACCTACCTGGTCGACACGGGCCTGCCCGGCGACCTCACCGGACCGGGCGAGCTGGCCCGCGCGGGAGCGGCCGAGGCCCGCGAGATCGTGCGTCTGGAACTCCTCGCCGAACAGGTCGCGGACACCTCGGGCACCGTCGAGTCGTTCCTCGCCAACCTCGCCGAGGCGGTTCACGCGGCCGCCGCGAACGCCGTGGCCTTCACCTCCGTCGCGGGCGTCCGGCACGGTCTCGCGCTGGCGCCCGAGCCGCCCGGGCCGGGGGAGGTGCGGGGCGCGGCGGGCCACTGGCTGGCCGCCCGGCGGGTCGGCGGCGAGCTGAGCGACCCGGTGCTGCTACGGCATCTGCTGTGGATCGCCGTCGCCTCGGGACTGCCGCTGCAACTGCACGCGGGACTCGGGGCGCCGGGGGCGCGCATCGACCGCACCGACCCCGTGCTGCTCACCGACTTCGTCCGCGCGACGGCCGGTCTGGGCACCGACCTCGTCCTGCTGCACGGCTACCCCTACCACCGCCACGCCGCCCATCTCGCCGGCGTCTTCCCGCATGTGTACGCCGACTCCGGCGCGGCCCTGGTACGGACCGGCGCCCGCGCCGCGACGATCCTCGCGGAGATCCTGGAACTGGCCCCCTTCGGCAAGATCCTGTTCTCCAGCGGCGCGCAGGGGCTGCCCGAGCTGCACGTGGTCGGGGCGCGGCTGTTCCGCGAGGCACTGGCACGGGTGCTGGGCACCTGGGTCGCGGAGGGGGCGTGGTCGCTGACGGACGCGCAGCGGGTGGCGCAACTGATCGCGGCGGGCAACGCGCGCAGGGTGTACGGCCTGGCCTGA
- the pgl gene encoding 6-phosphogluconolactonase: protein MSTPQLVVHHDKELMAQAAAARLITKIVDAQASRGHASVVLTGGRNGNGLLAALAAAPARDAVDWARLDLWWGDERFLPEGDPERNVTQAREALLDSVPVDPERVHAMPASDGPYGADVEAAADAYAQELARAAGPENHGAVPTFDVLMLGVGPDTHVASLFPELPAVRETERTVVGVRGAPKPPPTRVTLTLPAIRAAREVWLLAAGEDKAQAAAIALSGAGEIQAPAAGAQGRARTLWLLDTAAASRLPRSLYPPASP from the coding sequence GTGAGCACCCCCCAGCTGGTCGTGCACCACGACAAGGAGCTGATGGCGCAGGCCGCCGCGGCCCGCCTCATCACGAAGATCGTGGACGCGCAGGCCTCCCGGGGTCACGCGTCCGTGGTCCTCACGGGCGGCCGCAACGGCAATGGCCTGCTCGCCGCGCTGGCCGCCGCGCCCGCCCGCGACGCCGTCGACTGGGCCCGGCTCGACCTGTGGTGGGGCGACGAACGCTTCCTCCCCGAGGGCGACCCGGAGCGCAACGTCACGCAGGCCCGTGAGGCCCTGCTGGACTCCGTCCCCGTCGACCCCGAGCGCGTGCACGCCATGCCCGCGTCCGACGGTCCCTACGGCGCCGACGTCGAGGCGGCCGCGGACGCCTACGCCCAGGAGCTGGCCCGCGCGGCCGGCCCCGAGAACCACGGCGCCGTGCCCACCTTCGACGTCCTGATGCTGGGCGTCGGCCCGGACACCCATGTGGCCTCGCTCTTCCCGGAGCTGCCGGCCGTGCGGGAGACCGAGCGCACGGTGGTCGGGGTGCGCGGTGCGCCCAAACCGCCGCCGACCCGGGTCACCCTCACCCTCCCGGCGATCCGGGCGGCCCGTGAGGTGTGGCTGCTCGCGGCCGGCGAGGACAAGGCGCAGGCAGCGGCGATCGCCCTGTCCGGCGCGGGCGAGATCCAGGCACCGGCGGCCGGTGCCCAGGGCCGCGCCCGCACCCTGTGGCTCCTGGACACCGCGGCGGCCTCCCGGCTCCCGAGGTCGCTGTACCCGCCGGCGTCTCCCTGA